The Drosophila biarmipes strain raj3 chromosome 2L, RU_DBia_V1.1, whole genome shotgun sequence genome has a window encoding:
- the LOC108032679 gene encoding inhibitor of growth protein 5 isoform X1, translating to MSSAIYLENYLDGLESLPTELERNFKLMRKLDDRAQTAMKSIDSHAKDFMRKLGENGAMSDEERKERQEDIKALFGKAKEYSDDKVQLAIQTYELVDKQIRRLDNDLARFEGEIQEKASSTRAKSEEVVAKKGRKKTKDSKTTGKKKKSASSDEDTGRGNNQTNTNSSLNTSSNAGQGTKKKKSKVNQEKETRKGGAQKKTVEVDDSEKESCHTAATHPSDVMDMPVDPNEPTYCLCHQVSYGEMIGCDNPDCPIEWFHFACVGLTTKPKGKWFCPKCTQDRKKK from the exons ATGTCCTCTGCGATATATTTGGAGAACTATCTGGACG GATTGGAGAGTCTGCCCACGGAGCTGGAGCGAAACTTTAAGCTGATGCGAAAACTGGACGATCGGGCGCAAACTGCCATGAAAAGCATCGATAGCCATGCCAAGGACTTCATGCGAAAGCTGGGCGAGAACGGGGCCATGAGCGACGAGGAGAGGAAGGAGCGCCAGGAGGACATCAAGGCGCTGTTCGGAAAGGCCAAGGAATACAGTGATGACAAggtgcagctggccatccagACCTACGAGCTGGTGGACAAGCAGATCCGGCGGCTGGACAATGATCTGGCCCGCTTCGAGGGCGAGATCCAGGAGAAGGCCTCCTCCACGCGCGCTAAATCCGAGGAAGTAGTGGCCAAGA AGGGTCGCAAAAAGACCAAGGACAGCAAGACGACgggcaaaaagaaaaagtcCGCCTCCTCAGACGAGGACACTGGGCGTGGCAACAATCAGACCAACACGAATTCCAGCCTCAATACGAGCAGCAATGCCGGGCAAGgtaccaaaaagaaaaagtccAAGGTAAATCAAGAAAAAGAAACTCGCAAGGGGGGCGCACAAAAG AAAACCGTCGAGGTGGATGACTCGGAGAAGGAATCGTGCCACACAGCCGCCACGCATCCCAGCGATGTCATGGACATGCCCGTCGACCCCAATGAGCCCACGTATTGCCTGTGCCACCAAGTTTCCTATGGCGAGATGATTGGCTGCGACAATCCCGAC TGCCCCATTGAGTGGTTCCATTTCGCCTGCGTCGGCCTCACCACAAAGCCAAAAGGAAAGTGGTTCTGCCCGAAGTGTACGCAGGACCGAAAGAAGAAATAG
- the LOC108032679 gene encoding inhibitor of growth protein 5 isoform X2: MSSAIYLENYLDGLESLPTELERNFKLMRKLDDRAQTAMKSIDSHAKDFMRKLGENGAMSDEERKERQEDIKALFGKAKEYSDDKVQLAIQTYELVDKQIRRLDNDLARFEGEIQEKASSTRAKSEEVVAKKGRKKTKDSKTTGKKKKSASSDEDTGRGNNQTNTNSSLNTSSNAGQGTKKKKSKKTVEVDDSEKESCHTAATHPSDVMDMPVDPNEPTYCLCHQVSYGEMIGCDNPDCPIEWFHFACVGLTTKPKGKWFCPKCTQDRKKK; encoded by the exons ATGTCCTCTGCGATATATTTGGAGAACTATCTGGACG GATTGGAGAGTCTGCCCACGGAGCTGGAGCGAAACTTTAAGCTGATGCGAAAACTGGACGATCGGGCGCAAACTGCCATGAAAAGCATCGATAGCCATGCCAAGGACTTCATGCGAAAGCTGGGCGAGAACGGGGCCATGAGCGACGAGGAGAGGAAGGAGCGCCAGGAGGACATCAAGGCGCTGTTCGGAAAGGCCAAGGAATACAGTGATGACAAggtgcagctggccatccagACCTACGAGCTGGTGGACAAGCAGATCCGGCGGCTGGACAATGATCTGGCCCGCTTCGAGGGCGAGATCCAGGAGAAGGCCTCCTCCACGCGCGCTAAATCCGAGGAAGTAGTGGCCAAGA AGGGTCGCAAAAAGACCAAGGACAGCAAGACGACgggcaaaaagaaaaagtcCGCCTCCTCAGACGAGGACACTGGGCGTGGCAACAATCAGACCAACACGAATTCCAGCCTCAATACGAGCAGCAATGCCGGGCAAGgtaccaaaaagaaaaagtccAAG AAAACCGTCGAGGTGGATGACTCGGAGAAGGAATCGTGCCACACAGCCGCCACGCATCCCAGCGATGTCATGGACATGCCCGTCGACCCCAATGAGCCCACGTATTGCCTGTGCCACCAAGTTTCCTATGGCGAGATGATTGGCTGCGACAATCCCGAC TGCCCCATTGAGTGGTTCCATTTCGCCTGCGTCGGCCTCACCACAAAGCCAAAAGGAAAGTGGTTCTGCCCGAAGTGTACGCAGGACCGAAAGAAGAAATAG
- the LOC108032677 gene encoding interferon-inducible double-stranded RNA-dependent protein kinase activator A homolog isoform X1: MEQENFHGHSLPQQLQNLHIQQQQVPPNPVQTGFAPRRQYENPGGLGNGNPASGSPVKGVPLGQRPVKIKKEKIAQGAQLSQPGQLQLSEIGDPALAGGSGVPGAAGLIGGIMPSDEALKFVSETDANGLAMKTPVSILQELLSRRGITPGYELVQIEGAIHEPTFRFRVSFKDKDTPFTAMGAGRSKKEAKHAAARALIDKLIGAQLPESPSSSAGPSVTGLTVAGSGGDGNANATGGGDAGDKIVGNPIGWLQEMCMQRRWPPPSYETETEVGLPHERLFTIACSILNYREMGKGKSKKIAKRLAAHRMWMRLQDAPIDSAKISDSICGELEGEPRSSENYYGELKDISVPTLTTQHSNKVSQFHKTLKNATGKKLLKLQKTCLKSTKIDYIKLLGEIATENQFEVTYVDIEEKTFSGQFQCLVQLSTLPVGVCHGSGATAADAQRHAAQNALEYLKIMTKK; this comes from the exons ATGGAGCAGGAGAACTTCCACGGGCACAGCCTGCCGCAGCAGCTGCAGAACCTTCATATccaacagcagcaggtgcCCCCGAATCCCGTCCAGACGGGATTTGCTCCGCGCCGGCAGTACGAGAACCCAGGCGGCCTGGGGAATGGCAACCCTGCCAGCGGAAGTCCGGTCAAGGGTGTCCCCTTGGGACAGCGACCCGTGAAGATCAAGAAGGAGAAGATTGCCCAGGGTGCGCAGCTGTCTCAGCCGGGCCAGCTGCAGCTGTCGGAGATCGGTGATCCCGCCTTGGCGGGCGGATCAGGAGTACCAGGAGCAGCCGGCCTGATTGGGGGAATAATGCCCAGCGACGAGGCCCTGAAGTTTGTTAGCGAGACGGACGCCAATGGACTGGCCATGAAGACGCCCGTCAGTATTCTGCAGGAGCTGCTCAGCCGGCGTGGCATTACGCCGGGCTATGAGCTCGTCCAGATCGAGGGCGCCATTCACGAGCCGACCTTCCGGTTCCGCGTGTCGTTCAAGGACAAGGACACGCCATTCACGGCCATGGGTGCGGGACGCTCAAAGAAGGAGGCCAAGCATGCGGCGGCCCGTGCCCTCATCGACAAGCTGATCGGCGCGCAGCTGCCGGAATCGCCGAGCAGCTCCGCCGGTCCGTCGGTGACTGGGCTCACGGTCGCCGGAAGCGGGGGAGACGGCAACGCTAATGCCACAGGCGGAGGAGA TGCCGGCGACAAGATCGTGGGCAATCCCATCGGCTGGCTGCAGGAGATGTGCATGCAACGGCGATGGCCACCACCGTCGTACGAAACGGAAACGGAGGTGGGGCTGCCCCACGAGCGGCTGTTCACGATCGCCTGCTCGATCCTCAACTACCGGGAGATGGGCAAGGGCAAGAGCAAGAAGATAGCCAAGCGGCTGGCCGCCCACCGCATGTGGATGCGGCTGCAGGACGCGCCCATCGATTCGGCCAAGATCAGCGACAGCATCTGCGGCGAGTTGGAGGGCGAA CCCCGCAGTAGCGAAAATTATTATGGTGAATTGAAAGATATCTCTGTGCCGACACTGACCACGCAGCACAGTAACAAAGTATCCCAGTTCCATAAGACCCTTAAAAATGCGACGGGCAAAAAACTTCTCAAGTTACAG AAGACTTGCCTAAAGAGCACCAAGATAGACTACATCAAGCTGCTGGGCGAGATCGCGACCGAGAACCAGTTCGAGGTGACCTACGTGGACATTGAGGAGAAGACCTTCTCTGGCCAGTTCCAGTGCCTGGTCCAGCTCTCCACTCTGCCCGTGGGCGTTTGCCACGGAAGCGGCGCTACGGCCGCCGATGCCCAGCGGCATGCCGCCCAGAACGCTCTCGAGTATCTGAAGATCATGACCAAGAAGTAG
- the LOC108032677 gene encoding interferon-inducible double-stranded RNA-dependent protein kinase activator A homolog isoform X3 — MEQENFHGHSLPQQLQNLHIQQQQVPPNPVQTGFAPRRQYENPGGLGNGNPASGSPVKGVPLGQRPVKIKKEKIAQGAQLSQPGQLQLSEIGDPALAGGSGVPGAAGLIGGIMPSDEALKFVSETDANGLAMKTPVSILQELLSRRGITPGYELVQIEGAIHEPTFRFRVSFKDKDTPFTAMGAGRSKKEAKHAAARALIDKLIGAQLPESPSSSAGPSVTGLTVAGSGGDGNANATGGGDAGDKIVGNPIGWLQEMCMQRRWPPPSYETETEVGLPHERLFTIACSILNYREMGKGKSKKIAKRLAAHRMWMRLQDAPIDSAKISDSICGELEGEKTCLKSTKIDYIKLLGEIATENQFEVTYVDIEEKTFSGQFQCLVQLSTLPVGVCHGSGATAADAQRHAAQNALEYLKIMTKK, encoded by the exons ATGGAGCAGGAGAACTTCCACGGGCACAGCCTGCCGCAGCAGCTGCAGAACCTTCATATccaacagcagcaggtgcCCCCGAATCCCGTCCAGACGGGATTTGCTCCGCGCCGGCAGTACGAGAACCCAGGCGGCCTGGGGAATGGCAACCCTGCCAGCGGAAGTCCGGTCAAGGGTGTCCCCTTGGGACAGCGACCCGTGAAGATCAAGAAGGAGAAGATTGCCCAGGGTGCGCAGCTGTCTCAGCCGGGCCAGCTGCAGCTGTCGGAGATCGGTGATCCCGCCTTGGCGGGCGGATCAGGAGTACCAGGAGCAGCCGGCCTGATTGGGGGAATAATGCCCAGCGACGAGGCCCTGAAGTTTGTTAGCGAGACGGACGCCAATGGACTGGCCATGAAGACGCCCGTCAGTATTCTGCAGGAGCTGCTCAGCCGGCGTGGCATTACGCCGGGCTATGAGCTCGTCCAGATCGAGGGCGCCATTCACGAGCCGACCTTCCGGTTCCGCGTGTCGTTCAAGGACAAGGACACGCCATTCACGGCCATGGGTGCGGGACGCTCAAAGAAGGAGGCCAAGCATGCGGCGGCCCGTGCCCTCATCGACAAGCTGATCGGCGCGCAGCTGCCGGAATCGCCGAGCAGCTCCGCCGGTCCGTCGGTGACTGGGCTCACGGTCGCCGGAAGCGGGGGAGACGGCAACGCTAATGCCACAGGCGGAGGAGA TGCCGGCGACAAGATCGTGGGCAATCCCATCGGCTGGCTGCAGGAGATGTGCATGCAACGGCGATGGCCACCACCGTCGTACGAAACGGAAACGGAGGTGGGGCTGCCCCACGAGCGGCTGTTCACGATCGCCTGCTCGATCCTCAACTACCGGGAGATGGGCAAGGGCAAGAGCAAGAAGATAGCCAAGCGGCTGGCCGCCCACCGCATGTGGATGCGGCTGCAGGACGCGCCCATCGATTCGGCCAAGATCAGCGACAGCATCTGCGGCGAGTTGGAGGGCGAA AAGACTTGCCTAAAGAGCACCAAGATAGACTACATCAAGCTGCTGGGCGAGATCGCGACCGAGAACCAGTTCGAGGTGACCTACGTGGACATTGAGGAGAAGACCTTCTCTGGCCAGTTCCAGTGCCTGGTCCAGCTCTCCACTCTGCCCGTGGGCGTTTGCCACGGAAGCGGCGCTACGGCCGCCGATGCCCAGCGGCATGCCGCCCAGAACGCTCTCGAGTATCTGAAGATCATGACCAAGAAGTAG
- the LOC108032677 gene encoding interferon-inducible double-stranded RNA-dependent protein kinase activator A homolog isoform X4: MEQENFHGHSLPQQLQNLHIQQQQVPPNPVQTGFAPRRQYENPGGLGNGNPASGSPVKGVPLGQRPVKIKKEKIAQGAQLSQPGQLQLSEIGDPALAGGSGVPGAAGLIGGIMPSDEALKFVSETDANGLAMKTPVSILQELLSRRGITPGYELVQIEGAIHEPTFRFRVSFKDKDTPFTAMGAGRSKKEAKHAAARALIDKLIGAQLPESPSSSAGPSVTGLTVAGSGGDGNANATGGGDAGDKIVGNPIGWLQEMCMQRRWPPPSYETETEVGLPHERLFTIACSILNYREMGKGKSKKIAKRLAAHRMWMRLQDAPIDSAKISDSICGELEGETCLKSTKIDYIKLLGEIATENQFEVTYVDIEEKTFSGQFQCLVQLSTLPVGVCHGSGATAADAQRHAAQNALEYLKIMTKK, from the exons ATGGAGCAGGAGAACTTCCACGGGCACAGCCTGCCGCAGCAGCTGCAGAACCTTCATATccaacagcagcaggtgcCCCCGAATCCCGTCCAGACGGGATTTGCTCCGCGCCGGCAGTACGAGAACCCAGGCGGCCTGGGGAATGGCAACCCTGCCAGCGGAAGTCCGGTCAAGGGTGTCCCCTTGGGACAGCGACCCGTGAAGATCAAGAAGGAGAAGATTGCCCAGGGTGCGCAGCTGTCTCAGCCGGGCCAGCTGCAGCTGTCGGAGATCGGTGATCCCGCCTTGGCGGGCGGATCAGGAGTACCAGGAGCAGCCGGCCTGATTGGGGGAATAATGCCCAGCGACGAGGCCCTGAAGTTTGTTAGCGAGACGGACGCCAATGGACTGGCCATGAAGACGCCCGTCAGTATTCTGCAGGAGCTGCTCAGCCGGCGTGGCATTACGCCGGGCTATGAGCTCGTCCAGATCGAGGGCGCCATTCACGAGCCGACCTTCCGGTTCCGCGTGTCGTTCAAGGACAAGGACACGCCATTCACGGCCATGGGTGCGGGACGCTCAAAGAAGGAGGCCAAGCATGCGGCGGCCCGTGCCCTCATCGACAAGCTGATCGGCGCGCAGCTGCCGGAATCGCCGAGCAGCTCCGCCGGTCCGTCGGTGACTGGGCTCACGGTCGCCGGAAGCGGGGGAGACGGCAACGCTAATGCCACAGGCGGAGGAGA TGCCGGCGACAAGATCGTGGGCAATCCCATCGGCTGGCTGCAGGAGATGTGCATGCAACGGCGATGGCCACCACCGTCGTACGAAACGGAAACGGAGGTGGGGCTGCCCCACGAGCGGCTGTTCACGATCGCCTGCTCGATCCTCAACTACCGGGAGATGGGCAAGGGCAAGAGCAAGAAGATAGCCAAGCGGCTGGCCGCCCACCGCATGTGGATGCGGCTGCAGGACGCGCCCATCGATTCGGCCAAGATCAGCGACAGCATCTGCGGCGAGTTGGAGGGCGAA ACTTGCCTAAAGAGCACCAAGATAGACTACATCAAGCTGCTGGGCGAGATCGCGACCGAGAACCAGTTCGAGGTGACCTACGTGGACATTGAGGAGAAGACCTTCTCTGGCCAGTTCCAGTGCCTGGTCCAGCTCTCCACTCTGCCCGTGGGCGTTTGCCACGGAAGCGGCGCTACGGCCGCCGATGCCCAGCGGCATGCCGCCCAGAACGCTCTCGAGTATCTGAAGATCATGACCAAGAAGTAG
- the LOC108032677 gene encoding interferon-inducible double-stranded RNA-dependent protein kinase activator A homolog isoform X2, giving the protein MEQENFHGHSLPQQLQNLHIQQQQVPPNPVQTGFAPRRQYENPGGLGNGNPASGSPVKGVPLGQRPVKIKKEKIAQGAQLSQPGQLQLSEIGDPALAGGSGVPGAAGLIGGIMPSDEALKFVSETDANGLAMKTPVSILQELLSRRGITPGYELVQIEGAIHEPTFRFRVSFKDKDTPFTAMGAGRSKKEAKHAAARALIDKLIGAQLPESPSSSAGPSVTGLTVAGSGGDGNANATGGGDAGDKIVGNPIGWLQEMCMQRRWPPPSYETETEVGLPHERLFTIACSILNYREMGKGKSKKIAKRLAAHRMWMRLQDAPIDSAKISDSICGELEGEPRSSENYYGELKDISVPTLTTQHSNKVSQFHKTLKNATGKKLLKLQTCLKSTKIDYIKLLGEIATENQFEVTYVDIEEKTFSGQFQCLVQLSTLPVGVCHGSGATAADAQRHAAQNALEYLKIMTKK; this is encoded by the exons ATGGAGCAGGAGAACTTCCACGGGCACAGCCTGCCGCAGCAGCTGCAGAACCTTCATATccaacagcagcaggtgcCCCCGAATCCCGTCCAGACGGGATTTGCTCCGCGCCGGCAGTACGAGAACCCAGGCGGCCTGGGGAATGGCAACCCTGCCAGCGGAAGTCCGGTCAAGGGTGTCCCCTTGGGACAGCGACCCGTGAAGATCAAGAAGGAGAAGATTGCCCAGGGTGCGCAGCTGTCTCAGCCGGGCCAGCTGCAGCTGTCGGAGATCGGTGATCCCGCCTTGGCGGGCGGATCAGGAGTACCAGGAGCAGCCGGCCTGATTGGGGGAATAATGCCCAGCGACGAGGCCCTGAAGTTTGTTAGCGAGACGGACGCCAATGGACTGGCCATGAAGACGCCCGTCAGTATTCTGCAGGAGCTGCTCAGCCGGCGTGGCATTACGCCGGGCTATGAGCTCGTCCAGATCGAGGGCGCCATTCACGAGCCGACCTTCCGGTTCCGCGTGTCGTTCAAGGACAAGGACACGCCATTCACGGCCATGGGTGCGGGACGCTCAAAGAAGGAGGCCAAGCATGCGGCGGCCCGTGCCCTCATCGACAAGCTGATCGGCGCGCAGCTGCCGGAATCGCCGAGCAGCTCCGCCGGTCCGTCGGTGACTGGGCTCACGGTCGCCGGAAGCGGGGGAGACGGCAACGCTAATGCCACAGGCGGAGGAGA TGCCGGCGACAAGATCGTGGGCAATCCCATCGGCTGGCTGCAGGAGATGTGCATGCAACGGCGATGGCCACCACCGTCGTACGAAACGGAAACGGAGGTGGGGCTGCCCCACGAGCGGCTGTTCACGATCGCCTGCTCGATCCTCAACTACCGGGAGATGGGCAAGGGCAAGAGCAAGAAGATAGCCAAGCGGCTGGCCGCCCACCGCATGTGGATGCGGCTGCAGGACGCGCCCATCGATTCGGCCAAGATCAGCGACAGCATCTGCGGCGAGTTGGAGGGCGAA CCCCGCAGTAGCGAAAATTATTATGGTGAATTGAAAGATATCTCTGTGCCGACACTGACCACGCAGCACAGTAACAAAGTATCCCAGTTCCATAAGACCCTTAAAAATGCGACGGGCAAAAAACTTCTCAAGTTACAG ACTTGCCTAAAGAGCACCAAGATAGACTACATCAAGCTGCTGGGCGAGATCGCGACCGAGAACCAGTTCGAGGTGACCTACGTGGACATTGAGGAGAAGACCTTCTCTGGCCAGTTCCAGTGCCTGGTCCAGCTCTCCACTCTGCCCGTGGGCGTTTGCCACGGAAGCGGCGCTACGGCCGCCGATGCCCAGCGGCATGCCGCCCAGAACGCTCTCGAGTATCTGAAGATCATGACCAAGAAGTAG
- the LOC108032704 gene encoding coatomer subunit beta', producing MPLKLDIKRRLTSRSDRVKCVDLHPAEPWMLCALYNGHVHIMNYENQQMVKDFEVCDVPVRSARFVARKNWILTGSDDMQIRVFNYNTLEKVHSYEAHSDYLRCIAVHPTQPLVLTSSDDMLIKLWNWEKMWACQRVFEGHTHYVMQIVFNPKDNNTFASASLDRTVKVWQLGSNFANFTLEGHEKGVNCIDYYHGGDKPYLISGADDRLVKIWDYQNKTCVQTLEGHAQNISAVCFHPELPIVLTGSEDGTVRIWHSGTYRLETCLNYGFERVWTISSMRGTNNVALGYDEGSIIIKVGREEPAMSMDVVGGKIIWAKHSEMQQVNLKTIADGTEIKDGERLPVAVKDMGACEIYPQTIAHNPNGRFVVVCGDGEYIIYTSMALRNKAFGSAQEFVWALESNEYAIRENNGTVRLFRNFKERKSFTPEYGAESIYGGYYFGVKTSSGLAFYDWETLQLVRRIEVQPKNVFWNESGSLVCLATDDSYFVLGVDTAQVANAVETKEGLEDDGVESAFNVLGEVSECVKTGLWVGDCFIYTNSVNRINYYVGGEIVTVSHLDRTMYLLGYVPKDNRIYLGDKELNVISFCLQLSVLEYQTAVMRRDFERADIVLPTIPKEHRTRVAHFLEKQGFKSQALQVSTDADHKFDLALQIGELEIALKLARESENSQKWSQLADVAASKNNMALVKECMQKANDFSGLLLLSTASGDAQLLEEVGAAGSTQGRHNLAFLAAFLRSDVERCLDILIETNRLPEAAFFARTYLPSQMSRIVELWREKLGKVNEKAGQSLADPAQYTNLFPGLGDALRVEQHLQEERARKAPARIAAQLPLNSERNPLQELLAVEQGGAGQQLEEKVKPTFVPAQAAAPSSHVAEPTSAADDDDDLDLEIDGITLDDNIDTTDVNLDDDFLSDD from the exons ATGCCTCTCAAACTGGACATCAAGCGTCGCCTGACGTCGCGCTCGGACCGGGTCAAGTGCGTTGATCTCCATCCGGCGGAGCCCTGGATGTTGTGCGCCCTATACAATGGCCACGTACACATCATGAACTACGAAAACCAGCAAATGGTGAAGGATTTCGAGGTGTGCGACGTCCCCGTGCGCTCCGCCCGCTTCGTGGCACGCAAGAACTGGATCCTCACCGGTTCGGATGACATGCAGATCCGGGTGTTCAACTACAACACGCTGGAGAAGGTGCACTCCTACGAAGCGCACTCGGACTACCTGCGCTGCATCGCGGTGCATCCCACACAGCCGCTGGTGCTGACCAGCAGTG ACGACATGCTTATCAAGCTTTGGAACTGGGAGAAGATGTGGGCCTGCCAGCGCGTCTTCGAGGGCCACACCCACTACGTCATGCAGATCGTGTTCAACCCAAAGGATAACAACACCTTCGCCTCCGCCTCGCTGGATCGCACGGTGAAGGTGTGGCAGCTTGGCTCCAACTTCGCCAACTTTACGCTGGAGGGACACGAGAAGGGCGTCAACTGTATTGACTATTACCATGGAGGCGACAAGCCCTACCTGATTTCCGGTGCCGACGATCGCCTGGTGAAGATCTGGGACTACCAGAACAAGACCTGCGTCCAGACCTTGGAGGGTCACGCCCAGAACATTTCGGCCGTCTGCTTCCACCCCGAACTGCCCATCGTGTTGACTGGCTCCGAGGATGGCACAGTGCGCATTTGGCACTCGGGCACGTATCGTCTGGAGACCTGCCTAAACTACGGATTCGAGCGGGTCTGGACCATTTCCAGCATGCGGGGCACCAACAACGTGGCCCTGGGATACGATGAGGGTTCCATCATCATTAAGGTGGGCCGCGAGGAGCCAGCAATGTCCATGGATGTGGTGGGAGGCAAGATCATTTGGGCCAAGCACTCGGAAATGCAGCAG GTCAACCTTAAGACCATTGCCGATGGCACTGAGATCAAGGATGGCGAACGCCTGCCCGTTGCCGTTAAGGATATGGGCGCCTGCGAGATCTACCCGCAGACCATTGCCCACAACCCCAATGGCCGTTTTGTCGTGGTCTGCGGCGATGGCGAGTACATCATCTACACATCGATGGCGCTGAGAAACAAGGCCTTCGGCTCAGCCCAAGAATTCGTGTGGGCACTGGAGAGCAACGAGTATGCCATCAGAGAGAACAACGGTACCGTTCGCCTTTTCCGCAACTTCAAGGAGCGAAAGAGCTTTACTCCCGAGTACGGGGCGGAGAGCATTTACGGCGGATACTATTTCGGTGTGAAGACTTCCTCCGGATTGGCCTTCTACGATTGGGAGACATTGCAGCTGGTGCGGCGCATAGAGGTGCAGCCGAAGAACGTGTTCTGGAACGAGAGTGGCAGCCTGGTGTGCCTTGCCACAGATGACTCCTACTTCGTCCTGGGAGTGGACACAGCCCAGGTTGCCAATGCCGTGGAAACCAAGGAGGGACTGGAGGACGACGGCGTGGAGAGTGCCTTCAATGTTTTGG GCGAGGTCTCTGAGTGCGTCAAGACTGGCCTGTGGGTGGGCGACTGCTTCATCTACACCAACTCGGTTAATCGCATCAACTACTACGTGGGTGGCGAGATCGTCACAGTGTCCCACTTGGACCGCACAATGTATCTGCTGGGCTACGTGCCCAAGGACAACCGCATATACCTGGGCGACAAGGAGCTGAACGTGATCAGCTTCTGCCTGCAGCTGTCCGTGCTGGAGTACCAGACGGCGGTGATGCGCCGAGATTTCGAGCGCGCGGACATTGTGCTGCCCACCATTCCCAAGGAGCATCGCACCCGCGTGGCACACTTCCTGGAGAAGCAGGGCTTCAAATCGCAGGCTTTGCAGGTCTCCACCGATGCCGACCACAAGTTTGACTTGGCTCTGCAAATCGGAGAGTTGGAGATTGCCCTCAAGTTGGCTCGCGAATCAGAGAATTCCCAGAAGTGGTCCCAGCTGGCTGATGTGGCAGCGAGCAAGAACAACATGGCTCTGGTAAAGGAGTGCATGCAAAAGGCAAACGACTTCAGCGGTCTGTTGCTGCTTTCAACCGCTTCCGGCGATGCTCAGTTGCTCGAGGAAGTGGGTGCCGCCGGCTCGACCCAAGGACGCCACAACCTCGCCTTCCTGGCAGCCTTCCTGCGCTCTGATGTGGAACGCTGCTTGGATATTCTCATCGAGACGAACCGCCTGCCAGAGGCAGCGTTCTTTGCCCGCACCTACCTGCCAAGCCAGATGTCGAGGATTGTGGAGCTGTGGCGCGAGAAGCTCGGCAAGGTCAACGAAAAGGCGGGCCAGTCGCTGGCCGATCCGGCTCAGTATACAAATCTCTTCCCGGGCCTGGGCGATGCGCTGCGCGTGGAGCAACATCTGCAGGAGGAGCGGGCTCGCAAGGCGCCGGCGCGCATAGCCGCGCAACTGCCCCTCAACAGCGAGCGTAATCCCCTCCAGGAACTGCTTGCCGTCGAGCAGGGTGGCGCCGgccagcagctggaggagaaggTCAAACCAACTTTCGTTCCCGCTCAAGCCGCTGCTCCCAGCAGCCACGTGGCCGAGCCTACATCTGCCGCGGATGACGACGACGATCTAGACCTGGAGATAGATGGCATCACGTTGGACGACAATATTGATACGACAGATGTGAACCTGGATGATGACTTTCTAAGCGACGATTAG